The following proteins are co-located in the Amphiprion ocellaris isolate individual 3 ecotype Okinawa chromosome 7, ASM2253959v1, whole genome shotgun sequence genome:
- the LOC129347258 gene encoding von Willebrand factor A domain-containing protein 5A-like — protein MMNCCGLITVQKEPVPLQSIEVELEVKDHVATVVSTLKYQNKEDKPVEAVFVFPLPGDAAVCHFSAVIGQKEIVAEVKEKQEAREEYDDSLSSGQQAFLLEESEQSPDIFSMKVGGLAPGESASIRLEYVTELAVQADDGLRFCLPAVLNPRYQPQGSEGASVQVFSVPASLVPYTLCFCGRLFSPRPICKVESSCSLEPLQYLNTDQTQATVKLAAGHKFDRDVELVIYYKDAHQPTAVVEAGQTSAETGTLMGDPVVMVSLYPEFPQSVMSSVASCGEFVFLMDRSGSMGSSMNSKERHQTCIMSDRDTLLLLLKSLPMGCYFNIYSFGYNYEHIFPQSVEYNQKTMEEALKKVEEMEANLGGTEILKPLKHIYSQRCIPNQPQQLFVFIDGGVVNTKKVLCLVKKNSSCHSCFSFGIGEGASSALINGLAKEGGGHAQFITGTDRMQPKVIQSLRFALQPAVEDISVTWGLPKGVSVTVLSPPITSIFQGQRSLIYGQLTGQGAAAPSHIRYSM, from the exons ATGATGAACTGCTGTGGTCTGATAACTGTCCAGAAGGAACCAG TTCCTCTGCAGAGCATTGAGGTGGAGCTGGAGGTGAAGGACCATGTGGCCACAGTGGTCTCCACTCTGAAGTACCAGAACAAAGAGGACAAACCAGTAGAGGCTGTGTTTGTCTTCCCTCTGCCTGGAGATGCTGCTGTCTGtcatttcagtgctgtgattggACAGAAAGAGATTGTAGCTGAGGTGAAGGAGAAACAGGAG GCTCGTGAGGAGTATGATGATTCATTGAGCTCTGGTCAGCAGGCCTTCCTATTGGAGGAGAGTGAACAGAGTCCAGATATATTCTCTATGAAGGTGGGTGGTCTGGCTCCAGGAGAGAGCGCCTCCATCAGGCTGGAGTACGTGACTGAGCTGGCTGTGCAGGCTGATGACGGGCTGAGGTTCTGTCTGCCTGCTGTGCTCAACCCTCGCTACCAACCTCAGG GTAGTGAAGGTGCCAGTGTCCAGGTGTTCTCTGTTCCAGCCTCTCTGGTTCCCTacactctgtgtttttgtggccgACTCTTCTCTCCTCGTCCAATATGTAAAGTGGAGTCCAGCTGCTCCCTGGAGCCTCTGCAGTACCTGAACACTGATCAAACTCAGGCCACG GTGAAGTTGGCTGCAGGACACAAGTTTGACAGAGATGTTGAGCTTGTGATTTATTACAAAGACGCCCACCAGCCCACTGCTGTGGTGGAGGCAGGACAGACCTCTGCAGAGACTG GCACTCTGATGGGTGATCCAGTGGTGATGGTGAGTCTGTATCCTGAGTTCCCCCAGTCTGTGATGTCTTCAGTGGCCTCATGTggagagtttgtgttcttgatGGATCGATCTGGAAGTATGGGATCATCTATGAACAGCAAAGAGAGGCATCAGACTTGCATCATGAGTGACAGG GATACTCTGCTGCTCCTGTTGAAGAGCTTACCAATGGGCTGCTACTTCAACATCTACAGTTTTGGGTACAACTATGAACACATTTTCCC TCAGAgtgtggagtacaaccagaagaccatggaggaggctctgaaGAAAGTTGAGGAGATGGAGGCTAATCTGGGAGGAACAGAGATCCTGAAGCCtctaaaacatatttacagccaGCGCTGTATTCCTAATCAGCCTCAACAG CTGTTTGTCTTTATTGATGGAGGGGTGGTAAACACCAAAAAAGTTCTATGTCTAGTGAAGAAGAATTCAAGTTGCCACAG TTGTTTCTCTTTTGGGATTGGAGAAGGAGCCAGCTCTGCTCTTATCAATGGGTTGGccaaagaaggaggaggacatgCTCAGTTCATCACAGGGACTGACAGGATGCAACCAAAA GTCATTCAGTCACTGAGATTTGCTCTGCAGCCTGCTGTGGAAGACATCTCAGTCACATGGGGTTTACCAAAGGGAGTGTCTGTCACTGTCCTGTCTCCACCAATCACATCCATTTTCCAGGGTCAGAGGTCACTGATTTATGGCCAGCTCACTGGACAGGGAGCAGCAGCTCCATCTCATATCCGATATTCCATGTGA
- the LOC111576068 gene encoding protein disulfide-isomerase A3-like: MAASVHLFPTCVCLVLLCRLPAAVCSRRDVLELGDADFDYLATEHETMLVKFYAPWCGHCKKLAPEFDRAATRLKGNVRLAKVDCTTHSETCGRFGVSGYPTLKIFRYGRDSAPYDGPRTAEGIYQYMKKQTGPDSVLLRTKEDLQAFVNNYDASIVGVFSGADGSRLAEFLNAAGLLREQFRFAHSTDLQLAEDHGIHSECVLLFRPPRLSNTFEDSLVVFKDYLTIGSLRRFIRDHIYGLCPHMTLENRDRLRVRDLLTAYYDLDYHHNVRGSNYWRNRVMKVASKYGGRGLTYSVANKKDFLSELEDDFGLGTSDGGELPFVTIRTRLGHKYTMREEFTRDGQSLERFLDDYFAGRLKRYVKSEPVPERNTADVKMVVAESFDDVVNDPDKDVLIQFYSPSCPHCKKLEPVYRELAHTVTPLFCILAEIH, translated from the exons ATGGCGGCCTCCGTGCACCTGTTTCCCACTTGCGTCTGTCTCGTGCTGCTGTGTCGCCTTCCCGCGGCCGTGTGCTCGCGCAGGGACGTGCTCGAGCTCGGGGATGCGGACTTCGACTACCTGGCAACGGAGCACGAGACCATGCTGGTGAAGTTCTACGCTCCCTG GTGTGGTCACTGTAAGAAACTGGCTCCAGAGTTTGACAGAGCAGCGACTCGACTGAAGGGAAATGTTCGGTTAGCAAAG GTGGACTGTACGACTCACTCAGAGACCTGTGGACGGTTTGGGGTTTCTGGTTATCCCACTCTGAAGATCTTCAGGTATGGCAGAGACTCCGCCCCCTACGATGGACCTCGCACCGCAg agggGATCTATCAGTACATGAAGAAGCAGACGGGTCCAGACTCGGTTCTCCTGAGGACCAAAGAAGATCTGCAGGCCTTCGTCAACAACTACGACGCCAGCATCGTCG gtgtgTTCTCAGGTGCAGACGGCTCTCGTCTGGCTGAGTTCCTGAATGCAGCAGGTCTCCTCAGAGAACAGTTCAGGTTCGCTCACAGCACTGATCTGCAGCTGGCCGAGGATCATGGAATCCACTCAGA gtgtgTGCTGCTGTTCAGACCTCCCAGACTCTCCAACACATTTGAGGACAGTTTGGTCGTCTTCAAAGACTATCTGACCATCGGCTCGCTGAGACGCTTCATCAGAGATCACAT TTATGGCCTGTGTCCTCACATGACCCTGGAGAACAGAGATCGTCTGAGAGTTCGTGACCTGCTGACGGCGTACTATGATCTGGACTATCATCACAACGTCCGTGGGTCCAACTACTGGAGGAACAG GGTGATGAAGGTGGCATCTAAATATGGTGGGCGGGGCCTAACATACTCAGTAGCCAATAAGAAGGACTTTCTGTCTGAACTGGAGGATGACTTCGGTCTGGGGACGTCAGACGGAGGAGAGCTGCCGTTCGTCACCATCCGGACCAGACTGGGCCACAAGTACACCATGAGGGAGGAGTTCAC GAGGGATGGTCAGTCTCTGGAGAGGTTTCTGGATGATTACTTCGCAGGTCGACTCAAACGATATGTTAAATCAGAGCCGGTACCTGAGAGAAACACCGCTGACGTCAAG ATGGTTGTTGCCGAGTCCTTTGATGATGTGGTCAATGATCCAGATAAAGATGTTCTGATCCAGTTCTACTCTCCATCCTGTCCTCACTGTAAGAAGCTGGAGCCGGTGTACAGGGAGCTGGCTCACACGGTAACacctttattttgtattttagctGAAATTCACTAA
- the LOC129349286 gene encoding uncharacterized protein LOC129349286 → MDFVERTIEEDSMSQEDLLFLAKVKEGIKHKQDGHFEMPLPFKEERPELPNNRLCAEHRLKCLERRLRKDERYFKDYVAFMQDIIQRSNAEKVPEAELSNQPAWYIPHHGIYHPQKPNKIRVVFDCSARFQNTSLNEHLLSGPDLTNTLVGVLCRFRKGQVAIMCDVERMFHQFHVASQDQDYLRFLWWEDGNMQRPPSVYRMRVHLFGAASSPGCANFGLKHLAAKGETKFSQVVVKFIQRNFYVDDGLASVDSEQEAIQLVKEARELCDTGKLHLHKFISNSKEVLDTIPKEECAAGATDLDLALGEPKMERALGVQWCVTSDTFRFRVVIKNNPFTRRGVLSTVASIFDPLGFVAPFILVGKRILQRMCQDKLDWDEPLPEDLKPQWEAWLRDLQNLSTIKIPRCYVPSTFDQVQQYELHSFSDASVSGYGVCSYLRTVTKSGEVHCALVMGKARVAPTKVTTIPRLELSAAVVAARTASFLKTELEIQDIQQYYWTDSKVVLGYINNDARRFHVFVANRIQRIRSSTEPSQWQYVASEQNPADHASRGVMTKELVESNWFTGPSFLWEKDIPKEDIKVKEISIEDPELKVTQVFTVQAKEQKSISERLEKFSDWTRAVKAIARLRRRVKYVKNSKEMSNESTTLEERQEAEEFIIRTVQQEAFSKEIKSLKDKKEVKSCHSKLHQLSPFLDKQDIVRVGGRLTKASLHPNIKHPAIMPKEHHLSRLLIKHYHEKIHHQGRGMTINEIRANGIWIIGCSTEVSSFIYKCVKCRKYRKYNQEQRMGDLPSERLEATPPFTYSGMDCFGPFCVKEGRKEVKRYGLLFTCMCSRAIHIEVLDDLSTDCFLNALRCFIAIRGKVSQLNCDQGTNFIGARNELLTQETKEKVKELGISFIFNPPASSHMGGVWERQIRTIRNVLRSILDQSTSRLDTSSLRTFMYEAMAIVNSRPLSVECINDPVGPEPLTPNHILTMKSTVISPPPGEFVKEDLYLQKRWKRVQYLANIFWTRWRKEYLLNLQQRSKWNKNRRNTKVNDIVLLQEDCVPRNQWKLAKVVEVTPGADDRVRKVKLLISDTTRDNKGARSTKTVLERPIHKTILLLEAE, encoded by the coding sequence ATGGACTTTGTTGAAAGGACTATTGAAGAAGACTCTATGTCACAAGAAGATTTACTGTTTCTGGCCAAAGTAAAAGAAGgcatcaaacacaaacaagatggcCACTTTGAAATGCCACTACCATTCAAAGAGGAAAGACCTGAATTACCAAATAACAGACTTTGTGCAGAACACAGGCTAAAGTGTTTGGAAAGACGTCTCAGGAAGGATGAGCGCTACTTCAAAGACTATGTAGCATTTATGCAAGACATCATACAGAGAAGCAATGCTGAGAAAGTGCCAGAGGCTGAGCTAAGTAATCAACCAGCATGGTATATTCCTCATCATGGCATTTACCATCCGCAGAAGCCAAATAAGATACGCGTTGTCTTCGATTGCTCGGCAAGGTTTCAGAATACATCATTGAACGAGCATCTCCTGTCAGGACCAgatctcacaaacacactcgtAGGAGTTCTGTGTCGCTTCAGGAAAGGACAAGTAGCAATCATGTGCGACGTCGAGCGCATGTTCCACCAATTTCATGTTGCCTCACAAGATCAAGATTACCTCAGATTCCTATGGTGGGAGGATGGTAACATGCAAAGGCCACCATCAGTGTATCGCATGAGAGTCCACCTGTTTGGCGCAGCGTCCTCGCCTGGATGTGCAAACTTTGGATTGAAACATCTAGCCGCCAAAGGTGAAACCAAGTTCAGCCAAGTCGTAGTGAAGTTCATACAGCGCAACTTCTACGTGGACGATGGTTTGGCAAGTGTCGACTCAGAACAAGAAGCTATACAGCTTGTAAAAGAAGCAAGAGAACTTTGTGATACAGGAAAGCTGCACCTGCACAAGTTCATTAGCAACAGTAAAGAAGTACTTGATACTATTCCAAAGGAAGAATGTGCAGCAGGTGCTACTGACCTGGATCTTGCACTAGGAGAGCCGAAGATGGAAAGGGCCTTAGGGGTCCAGTGGTGTGTAACATCAGACACATTTCGCTTCAGAGTTGTCATAAAGAACAACCCCTTCACTAGAAGAGGAGTGCTCTCCACAGTGGCCTCAATATTTGATCCACTTGGATTCGTTGCCCCTTTCATTCTCGTTGGCAAAAGAATCCTCCAAAGAATGTGTCAGGATAAACTGGACTGGGACGAGCCACTTCCAGAAGATCTCAAGCCTCAATGGGAAGCTTGGCTCAGAGACCTCCAGAACCTGTCCACTATCAAGATACCACGTTGTTATGTCCCATCAACATTCGACCAAGTACAACAGTATGAGCTACACAGCTTTTCTGATGCAAGTGTATCTGGTTACGGCGTGTGCTCGTACCTAAGAACTGTGACAAAGTCTGGAGAAGTACATTGCGCCCTTGTAATGGGGAAAGCAAGAGTTGCTCCTACTAAAGTGACAACGATTCCAAGATTGGAGCTTTCAGCGGCGGTAGTAGCTGCAAGGACTGCTAGCTTTCTCAAAACAGAGTTAGAGATCCAAGACATTCAGCAATACTACTGGACCGATTCCAAAGTTGTCCTTGGTTACATCAACAATGACGCCAGACGATTTCACGTATTCGTTGCTAACAGAATACAGCGCATCAGATCAAGTACCGAACCAAGTCAATGGCAATATGTTGCCTCTGAACAAAATCCCGCTGATCATGCATCGCGTGGAGTCATGACAAAGGAACTAGTGGAGTCCAACTGGTTCACAGGACCAAGTTTTCTGTGGGAAAAAGACATTCCAAAAGAAGATATCAAAGTGAAAGAGATTAGCATTGAAGATCCAGAGCTCAAGGTCACGCAAGTTTTCACAGTCCAAGCAAAAGAGCAGAAATCCATCTCAGAAAGACTCGAAAAGTTCTCTGATTGGACAAGAGCTGTGAAAGCAATTGCAAGATTAAGAAGACGTGTAAAGTATGTAAAGAACTCTAAAGAAATGTCCAATGAAAGTACTACACTGGAAGAAAGACAAGAAGCGGAGGAGTTCATCATACGCACAGTCCAACAAGAAGCATTCAGTAAAGAAATCAAGTCACTCAAGGATAAGAAAGAAGTCAAATCATGCCACTCTAAACTGCACCAGCTAAGTCCATTCCTTGACAAGCAAGATATCGTCAGGGTGGGAGGAAGACTAACAAAAGCGTCACTCCATCCCAACATCAAACATCCAGCTATCATGCCAAAGGAGCATCATCTGTCACGTCTGCTCATTAAACACTATCATGAGAAGATACATCATCAGGGTCGAGGAATGACCATCAATGAGATACGTGCCAATGGTATTTGGATAATTGGTTGCAGTACAGAAGTGTCATCATTCATATACAAATGTGtcaaatgcagaaaatacaggaaatacAACCAAGAACAAAGGATGGGCGACCTGCCATCTGAAAGACTAGAAGCTACCCCTCCATTCACATACAGTGGTATGGACTGCTTCGGACCATTTTGTgtgaaggaagggaggaaagaAGTGAAGAGATATGGACTCttatttacatgtatgtgtTCGAGAGCTATCCATATAGAAGTCTTGGATGATCTTAGCACAGACTGTTTTCTTAATGCTCTTCGATGCTTCATTGCAATTCGTGGAAAAGTCAGCCAGTTGAATTGTGATCAAGGCACTAATTTTATTGGTGCAAGAAATGAGCTTCTAACAcaagaaaccaaagaaaaggTCAAAGAACTGGGAATCAGTTTCATATTCAACCCACCTGCTTCAAGTCACATGGGAGGAGTCTGGGAGAGACAGATTCGAACAATACGAAATGTTCTCAGATCCATTCTCGACCAGTCAACTTCAAGATTAGACACTTCATCGTTGCGAACATTCATGTATGAAGCTATGGCGATAGTGAATAGCCGTCCACTATCAGTCGAGTGCATCAACGATCCAGTCGGACCAGAGCCACTCACACCAAATCATATTTTGACAATGAAATCAACAGTGATATCACCACCGCCCGGAGAATTCGTCAAAGAAGATCTCTACCtgcagaaaagatggaaaagagtGCAGTATTTGGCGAACATATTTTGGACTAGATGGAGAAAGGAATATCTGTTAAACCTGCAACAGAGAAGTAAGTGGAATAAgaacagaagaaacacaaaagtcaATGACATTGTTCTTCTACAAGAAGATTGTGTTCCAAGAAACCAGTGGAAACTCGCCAAGGTCGTAGAAGTCACTCCAGGAGCTGACGACAGAGTCAGAAAGGTCAAGCTTCTCATCAGTGACACTACTCGGGACAATAAAGGAGCACGTTCAACTAAGACTGTTTTAGAAAGGCCAATACATAAGACTATACTTTTGCTAGAAGCAGAGTAA